Genomic window (Tripterygium wilfordii isolate XIE 37 chromosome 11, ASM1340144v1, whole genome shotgun sequence):
cctcctcctcctcctcctccacctccgcTACCTCCACCACCGCCACTTCTTAACCTCTCAAATGAGACTCCACCGTTGCTGCAAAAACTGCAACTCAAGTCCACCTCATAAACCTTTGAACCGTCCCCATTGAGGAGTCCGAAGTTTCTCTCACTAACACCTCCTTCTTTCTTGTTCTCGTTGAAGAGAGAGAACACGAAGTAGCCTATCTTGTCTTTGGGCTTCATCGGCGTTCCTGTATTGGAAGACTCTGCCCGTTTGATCATTCTCGTGTTGTACGTCCTTGCATTTTCGGGTGTAGCCGCTTTGTCACCTGAATCGCCTTTCGATGGCCATCCAGATTCTGAAACTACGATCTCCACCGTCCGATTTCCGAACCCTAGCGAATCAATTGCGGAACGAACAGCATCGAGTTGAGCATCTAACATGTTTGTGTACACATACCCTTTGGGATCATGAACTCCCGAGGCATTTCCAAGCAACGCGTAGTCCAGATCGACCGAATCCGGGTTATCTCTGTAAGCGAAATAAGGGTAAGCATTGACCATGAAAGGCGATCCCGTATCCGCCAAGAACTTAACAATGGAAGTCATTGTAGGCATAAGGTTCAAAGCGAAGGTTGAAGACGAAGGAGGGAATGAGGATGCAAGAACCGCCATGCTATGTGGGGTACTGACTTTGATTTTACGATCAAGCCCTCGCGATAACAACGCCGCGTGCAAGTTTTGCATTGCTTGGACGAGGGCTTTTTGGTCCAGGGAATCTTGATCGTCTAATGTTAAGTACTCGTTCCCTACAGCAATGCCTACTACTGATGTGGCAGGAATGAAGGGGAGGATGCGAGCGGAGAGCCACTGGTCTGCGGATGACGTGTCCTTGCTGATGTTTGAGACGTGGGAGTTCTCGACGGCGACAATTAGGTCGATGCCGGTGTTGGAGAAGGCTTGGAGGATTTCGGGGTTTGTGTCGTAGATCTTGACCTTGTCGATGAGGGTGGATTGGAGGAGCTGAGCTACTTTCTTTGGTGGAGGAAGATTGTTTCCGAGAGTTCCGTAGTTTACACCGATGGCATAGATAGGGCTGAGGAAGTGGAGGAGGAAGAGCATGATGAGAAGATGCGGTAGGAAAGGTGAAGAAGCCATTGGAGGGAGGTTTAGCTTAAGccctttgaactttgaagtgaaGTGGATATACAGGTAGTGAAAACCGCGTGAAATCATAATAAAAATTCAacgaggacaaaaaaaaaagttacacgTAGGGCCCACTAAGTCGGCCCAGCTCTGTGAAGCATTGTCCTGTACTAGGCCCATGGTTCAGCTCTCCAAGGTCCAGTTAGTTGGATTCACTAACCGCAAGAGTTTTTTTTGCCAAGGAGCTAAAAACACTAGTATTACGTATGTATGTTACTTGAGTACATCAAATAAACATGGAAATATGGTACAATTGCTATATACAAACTTCTGTCTGTCTACTTACTTGGGGAACTGGGGAAGGTTGGATTAAGCTAGACTACTACTTGTGTATTTTTGAAGGAATGCCTCCTCTTGGCAGTAACTGTACATTACCTTATACACCTCAATCAAGAGTTTCGGAAACCGGCTTGCAAAGTAGCTGTTGAATCCTTCGGGAACTGGCCCCAATAATTCCTGTATTTCCTGAGGAAGTTCCCTGTAGTGATTTAACTTATTCCTTATGACACGTAACAAGTCGCGAACACTATCAAACTTATAGCGCCTGTAACGACCAATGTTGTTAATGAAAGCAGGCTCCATCTTTTCATCCCACTTCCCATTCAAAGCCTCTGTTGCCGTACTCTCTAATGCATTCAAGAGTTCAGATCCCTTCTCCCTGTCTTCCAGTTCTACACGATCACTACTGTCCCGGAGAAACGAAAGTCTCCACTCAGAAGTCCAAAATAAGGGGTGATGCAACACGTCCTGGGCCTTGGGCCTGCAACATATTACATATCGTAACATTGTATCAACAATACTCGTACCATCAAGCATTTTTATCACCTCGGCTTAATATATTATAAGCAGGTAGCTAATGCCGACTAGTTTACAACATTCTGTGTCATGAAAATGTTCATCAAACTCCAAGTACTATTAAGGCTTTTCAGGCCTATGCTGTTAATGTTGGCATGCCCCTTATGAAATGTGAAATGTTTTAAAAGAATTTATAAGAAACTTCTCATCTTTAAACATATTACCTAAAATCTGGGGTTGGCTCCAATAGACGAGCGAAAAGATCCACAGCTTCTGGAATATTCTCTACTGGGAATAGGTCTTTCCTGTCATTGACTATATTCACATCGCGCTCAAAACTGTCACCGTAAGGGTGTTTCCCACCAGTAATACAGAAAAAGAGAACACAGCCTAAGCTAAACAGGTCAACAGCACGTGTTTGGCGTCCTTGGAGAAGTTGTTCTGGGCTTTGCCAACCTGAACTCCCACACCCTACAATTTAACAGtaaagaattaaataaatatttagagTTGCAGTGTTTAACTAAATCCTGTATTACAAGGAATAAAAACAAATAGTAGGCTGGCCAAACCAGTCAATTCACACAAACATTACCAGATAAGCAAAAGCTATAAACAACACTTTGAGTCAGATGCTTGACAAGTAAAGGTGTGTGCTAAGGCCAAAAACCACAAAGTGAGACTCTCGGTGATCAACAGCCTTCTCGTTGTTTCCCTTGTTGTATATTATGTTTCTATTAACTATTAAGCAGTCAGTTTAGCAGCTGAAATCttagttgttttgttttgatgcaTTTTCCTTATTAGTTGTGTTAGTTTTGTAAGTTTGTGCTATGTGCTGTGATTTTAGACCGATCAATCAAATATTGACTTGATATTCCTGTAAAATTCAATTAATGGTACTTACCTGTGGAATGCTGGGTTAATGCTGACATGTCTCCAGCAAGGCGCTTGCTAATACCCATATCAGAAAGTTTCGCACGTAAAGATTTCTCtttgataatcaagacattttGAGGCTTTAGGTCCCGATGTATAATCCCAAGTTCATGCAAATGGGCAAGTCCAGAAACAATATCCCTGTgcaaaataacaataatttcAAAGAGTTTCACTTTTATTCAATAAAAAGAATATAACATTCATTTAATCCATGGTAATAGTAAATTATCCACATTAAAAATCAAGAGCATCTccattcaagaaaataaatgagaacaTCAACCAAAAGCCACGCTTTCAATTGGATCAGTAAGCACTCTAGGCTAAGCAACTAAGATCACCATTCACCAAAGGAATTCAGCACAAAGTGTTCTGATTCAGAAATAGAATATTTCAAGGACTaaaaactagagagagagagagagagcgcatAAACTGACCTCATGAGTTTTAACAACTGAGGTGAAGGATAACCATTTGCCTTCCACAGTTCAAAATCCTTTTGGTCTTCCACTACTGAATGTAATCCGACAGAACAACCATTTAAGTTGGAACCCTCATCCTTTGTGATTCGATTTTCAAACCATTCAGAGTATGCATAAATCAAATCATTTAAACTACAAGTGCAGCGCTCCAAAACCAGATAAACGAAATCTTGATCATACTCCACCCCATACCATCGAACGATATTTGGATGTTGATCAGAAGCAATAAGATTGTGAATCTCTTTTAATGCTACATCATGATGAGTACGCACAAGACGTTTCACAGCGACTGCACGACCATCATGAATTCCCTCAAGTACAATGGTACCATTGCTACCCTTAGCAATTTCTTTATTAAAAACTAATAATTTACCAATTCTACGTCCATATACCTGACCATCAACAAAGTCAGTGACAGTTAGCAGCAATTTCCCTTGATCTCCTTCAACATTCAGAAATCTATGGGCATCTC
Coding sequences:
- the LOC120009590 gene encoding serine/threonine-protein kinase/endoribonuclease IRE1b-like isoform X2, which translates into the protein MDNTGKICWSFPMGTPIYSSYQASLSEDQWDRPSDLRYDSYVDVGNDWQLYEYSKRGGRVIKKLPLSAEDYIRITPRVWEDGGVTVGQKKSTVFVVDCKSGRMLDTYSLNDLFSNAVPGMSDTEKLEFGFEGLNTVRQLIYFTRIDYVLQHHDSRSGRVLWNVAFAKIEAETRCWGINNSSDLLSPKSGSALVQEYIGDIDLPLPCHERVNVHRHDYRSLKFDRLAITHLGGAARALPASYQSLPVGPSDIRNNEDKLPEFGQLPSSHNGNELKYLPAPHDLLPLEPIQKYPLDVINYEDRLVPALRISEAKSPVPMINGDAGDNTTSLLAEIVTKFHPWYVISTILSIMGFIFCQYLAFRKWCKFFNRAEEVKVQVGTPKKKKNRKSVNNKSSSSRQRKDKFISLENMVGDAHRFLNVEGDQGKLLLTVTDFVDGQVYGRRIGKLLVFNKEIAKGSNGTIVLEGIHDGRAVAVKRLVRTHHDVALKEIHNLIASDQHPNIVRWYGVEYDQDFVYLVLERCTCSLNDLIYAYSEWFENRITKDEGSNLNGCSVGLHSVVEDQKDFELWKANGYPSPQLLKLMRDIVSGLAHLHELGIIHRDLKPQNVLIIKEKSLRAKLSDMGISKRLAGDMSALTQHSTGCGSSGWQSPEQLLQGRQTRAVDLFSLGCVLFFCITGGKHPYGDSFERDVNIVNDRKDLFPVENIPEAVDLFARLLEPTPDFRPKAQDVLHHPLFWTSEWRLSFLRDSSDRVELEDREKGSELLNALESTATEALNGKWDEKMEPAFINNIGRYRRYKFDSVRDLLRVIRNKLNHYRELPQEIQELLGPVPEGFNSYFASRFPKLLIEVYKVMYSYCQEEAFLQKYTSSSLA
- the LOC120009592 gene encoding glucan endo-1,3-beta-glucosidase 12-like — encoded protein: MASSPFLPHLLIMLFLLHFLSPIYAIGVNYGTLGNNLPPPKKVAQLLQSTLIDKVKIYDTNPEILQAFSNTGIDLIVAVENSHVSNISKDTSSADQWLSARILPFIPATSVVGIAVGNEYLTLDDQDSLDQKALVQAMQNLHAALLSRGLDRKIKVSTPHSMAVLASSFPPSSSTFALNLMPTMTSIVKFLADTGSPFMVNAYPYFAYRDNPDSVDLDYALLGNASGVHDPKGYVYTNMLDAQLDAVRSAIDSLGFGNRTVEIVVSESGWPSKGDSGDKAATPENARTYNTRMIKRAESSNTGTPMKPKDKIGYFVFSLFNENKKEGGVSERNFGLLNGDGSKVYEVDLSCSFCSNGGVSFERLRSGGGGGSGGGGGGGGGGPSVWCVAKPHAEEKLLQVVVDYCCGPGGVDCREIYEGGDCYVPDKLHAHASYAMNAYYQMHGRNYWNCDFKGTGLVTFSDPSYGKCWYPQQ